From the Rhizobium sp. SL42 genome, the window CAATAGGCGCGGGAGTTCATGTCGAACTTGCCGAGCTTGATGACCTCGGCACCGCCCGAGATTTCTTCCCAAACGGTCTTGTTGCCGTCGAGCGCGTCGCGGCTCTGGTCGACATAACCGAGATGCACCGTCTCGCCGATACGGATCGAGCCGGAATCCGGCTTTTCCTGGCCGGTGATCATCTTGAACAGCGTCGTCTTGCCGGCGCCGTTCGGCCCGATGATGCCGACGATGCCGCCCGGCGGCAGCTTGATCGACAGGTCATTGATCAGCGTGCGCCCTTCAAAGCCCTTGGTGATGCCTTCCATCTCGATGACCACCTGGCCGAGACGCTCGGAAACCGGGATGATGATCTGCGCGTCGCCGGGACGCTGCTTTTCGGCCGCATCCACCAACTGCTCATAGGACTTGATACGCGCCTTCGACTTGGCCTGACGCGCCTTCGGGCTGGAGGCGATCCATTCCTGCTCGCGCGAGATGGCCTTCTGGCGGCCGGCATCTTCGCGGGCTTCCTGCTGCATGCGCTTGGCCTTGGCTGTCAGGTATGCCGAGTAGTTGCCTTCGTAGGGAATGCCGCGGCCACGGTCGAGTTCGAGAATCCAGCCGGTGACATTGTCGAGGAAGTAACGATCGTGGGTGATCATCATCACGGCGCCCGGATAGTCGCGCAGATGCTTTTCGAGCCAGGCGATCGTTTCGGCGTCCAGATGGTTGGTCGGTTCGTCGAGCAGCAGCAGGTCCGGCTGCGACAGAAGCAGGCGGCAGAGCGCGATACGGCGGCGCTCACCACCAGAAAGGAGCGTGACGTCCGAATCCTTCGGCGGGCAGCGCAGGGCTTCCATCGCCATCTCGACCTGCTGTTCGAGATCCCAGAGATTCTGGCTGTCGATGATGTCCTGGAGCTTGGCGCCTTCATCGGCGGTCTCGTCGGAATAGTTCATCATCAGTTCGTTGTAGCGATCGAGCACGGCCTGTTTGTCGGCAACGCCGACCATGACGTTTTCAAACGCCGTCTTGGTCGGATCCAGATGCGGTTCCTGCTCCAGGTAGCCGACGGTCGCGCCTTCGGCGAGCCAGGCTTCGCCGGTGAATTCCTTGTCCTGGCCGGCAATGATACGCAGCACGGTCGACTTACCGGCGCCGTTCGGACCCAGGATACCGATCTTGGCATCAGGGTAGAAGGACAGGTTGACGTTCTCGAGGATCTTCTTGGCGCCGTAGGACTTGTTCAGTCCCGACATGTGATAGATGAACTGGCGTGCCATCGTAAAATTGCTCCGGGCAGATTGGGAAGTTGCCGCTATGTAGGCGAATTGCGACGCTGGAGCAACGGCGAACGGCCAAAGAACGGACAGCGCGAGGGCTTTTTTACCCTCTAGTTGAAGCTCTCATGGTCAATCCGGAACAGACGCAGGCCGGAAGCCGGCGAATCGGAAATAGGAACCAGTCCCGGCCAGCCTCCTCCCCGGGTAAGTGCAGCGAAGACCGTGTCGTTGGGGATGTCAGCCACCATCGGATAGCGACAGACGGCGAGGTAGTCGAATGGCTCGGCCGCCTTCCTGCGGGTCTCGCTGTCCGTCGAAACGAAGACATCATACGTCCGTCGCATGCCGGGGGCTGCGCGATGAAAGGAAATGGCGTTGACGGTCATGCCAGGCGGCAGTCGGTCAAGCATGAAAAGACCAAGTGAACTCGGCGCCACTATCCGGCCGGGCGCGAGCGTCAACAGCGGTGATGTATCGACATCGGTGCAAAGGTCGAAAGCGAGATAGTCCAGAAGTTCCGGCCGCAACTCATGACTGGGGATGAGCTTCAGGAAAAGCAGTCCAGCCGCCAACGTCACCGCGCCCCCCGCCCCAACCGCCCTTAGCGTGGCCCGTATGCCAAATCGCGCCTCGCTCCAGACCATGGGGAGGAAAAGCAGCGTGCAGGCGGCCGGGAAGCGTATAAAGCGCGTTTGCGCAAAACTGAAGACGGTCAGCACAACGGCGACACAGAAAATTATCACGAAAGCCGCATCGCGCCGCATCAGCCGCCGCACGAAAGTCGGAAGCGCACCGCACAACACGACAACCAGGAGCGCGAGGCAGACGATCTTGATCGTATCTCCTACCCTGTAAAACTCAAGAAACGACTTCTCCTGCTGCACCCGGTCGAGCCAGAGCCCTCGAACAACCGGATCCACCGAATGATATGGTCCTTGCAGGCAACCTGGAAATGCGATGGCGAGAGCGAGAACGAGGCCACCAGCAGACAGGACAAGCGCACCAAGTCGAACATAAGGCACAGTCGACCGAACACTCCACATGATGGCCGCCGTAATTGCGGCATAGCCAAGGAATGCGACGGCGAACGGCGCTGAAAAAGCATCGCATTCGGTGGCCATGAAACGAATTGGCCCGACCAGCAACGGTCCAGCCAACAGTGTCGTGAGCGCTAGACCTGCCGCAAGGAAGATCTGGACGCGGCGACTTCCGGCGACACCCGCGATCCATGCGAAACCGGGTCCAACCATCACGATCAGCAGTACAGGTGCCAGTTCCAGTCCAATCAGAAAAGACAGGCCGCAGGCCATGCCAGCAACGAAGCCGCCCGCCGCCGACCAACGCGAAATTCCGAACAGCGCCAGCATCAACACAACGATCTGGAGGTTGTGATGATCGATGCGACCAGGGCTGAACTCCCAAAGCGTCAAAGGCATCAATGCGAAAGCTGCCACCGCGTGCAGAGGCTGCACCCTGAAAACATCCTCCTCCAGCCGAACGGCAATGGCGCACCACAGCCAGCAGAAAACGATTAACAGCACAGGCTGCCAAAGCCGGAAAGCCCACCAGAGGGCCGTAGCTTCATTGGTGACGTTGCGCAGCCCCAGCGCCAATAGGACATAGGGAAGATCGACAAGGCGGGACCAGGGAGAAAGATAGGGACCTGGCATATCGATGCCATGAATGATCAAGTCGAACCACTCGCCGTTCGTGAGCAACTGCCGGATCTGGACAGCACGCAGAACATCA encodes:
- the ettA gene encoding energy-dependent translational throttle protein EttA → MARQFIYHMSGLNKSYGAKKILENVNLSFYPDAKIGILGPNGAGKSTVLRIIAGQDKEFTGEAWLAEGATVGYLEQEPHLDPTKTAFENVMVGVADKQAVLDRYNELMMNYSDETADEGAKLQDIIDSQNLWDLEQQVEMAMEALRCPPKDSDVTLLSGGERRRIALCRLLLSQPDLLLLDEPTNHLDAETIAWLEKHLRDYPGAVMMITHDRYFLDNVTGWILELDRGRGIPYEGNYSAYLTAKAKRMQQEAREDAGRQKAISREQEWIASSPKARQAKSKARIKSYEQLVDAAEKQRPGDAQIIIPVSERLGQVVIEMEGITKGFEGRTLINDLSIKLPPGGIVGIIGPNGAGKTTLFKMITGQEKPDSGSIRIGETVHLGYVDQSRDALDGNKTVWEEISGGAEVIKLGKFDMNSRAYCGAFNFKGGDQQQKVGNLSGGQRNRVHLAKMLKAGGNVLLLDEPTNDLDTETLGALETALENFAGCAIIISHDRMFLDRLATHILAFEGDGHVEWFEGNFEDYEQDKVRRLGADALNPGSQAYKRLTR